One segment of Gemmatimonadota bacterium DNA contains the following:
- the hflC gene encoding protease modulator HflC — protein sequence MTSGTRNAVLGAVVAGVVIYASVFTVDVTESAVVTQFGDPVQVVTEPGLRFRIPFVQQVRHFDARLRLFEPVQAEYLTKDKKNIVVASFALWRVGDPLRYYRAIPSEAAALGQMTDVISSELGASLGAIPFDELINTDASARRLREMVDSIEEAVHKVAGEEFGIEVVDFDVKRLAFPDQNRRSVFERMRAEREMIARRYRSEGEEEARKIRAQADREESRILSEAYRDAEIIRGRGEAEATRIYGEAIARDPGFYEFTRTLEAYRTFLDDNTTLILPADAEIMRLLTEGVDGMAEAK from the coding sequence GTGACATCAGGAACGAGGAATGCCGTCCTCGGCGCGGTGGTCGCGGGCGTCGTGATCTATGCGTCGGTATTCACGGTGGATGTCACGGAGTCCGCCGTGGTGACACAGTTCGGAGATCCGGTTCAGGTGGTCACCGAACCGGGGCTTCGGTTTCGCATTCCGTTTGTACAGCAGGTGCGCCACTTTGACGCCCGGCTTCGCCTGTTTGAACCGGTACAGGCCGAGTACCTCACGAAGGACAAGAAGAACATCGTCGTGGCGTCCTTCGCGCTGTGGCGCGTGGGAGATCCACTGAGGTACTACCGGGCCATCCCTTCCGAAGCGGCCGCGCTGGGGCAGATGACGGATGTGATCTCCTCCGAACTGGGGGCGTCTCTCGGAGCGATTCCCTTCGACGAACTGATCAACACCGACGCGTCCGCGCGGCGGCTCCGCGAGATGGTGGATTCGATCGAAGAGGCGGTGCACAAGGTGGCGGGCGAGGAGTTCGGGATCGAGGTCGTGGATTTCGATGTGAAGCGACTGGCGTTTCCGGATCAGAACCGGCGGAGTGTTTTCGAACGAATGCGGGCGGAGCGCGAGATGATTGCGCGCCGATACCGGTCGGAGGGAGAAGAAGAAGCGCGGAAGATCCGTGCGCAGGCGGATCGCGAGGAGAGCCGGATTCTCTCGGAGGCATACCGGGACGCGGAGATCATTCGCGGACGGGGAGAGGCCGAGGCCACGCGCATCTACGGAGAGGCCATCGCCCGAGACCCCGGCTTCTACGAGTTCACCCGAACTCTGGAGGCGTATCGGACTTTCCTGGATGACAACACCACGCTCATCCTCCCGGCGGATGCGGAGATCATGCGGCTTCTGACCGAGGGCGTGGACGGCATGGCGGAGGCGAAGTGA
- a CDS encoding bifunctional lysine ketoglutarate reductase /saccharopine dehydrogenase family protein, whose amino-acid sequence MTVIGIRSEKGKAGERRVPLIPQDVAALIRDHNLRFVVESSDTRIHPDGEYAHAGAEIAEDLSSCDIIVGVKEVPAERLLPKRTYVFFSHTIKGQPYNMPLLRRVLDTGCNLLDYELMTDEDGRRTIAFGRHAGLAGAVETLWALGQRLEWEGIKTPLARVRRPAEYGGLEAAREAIALVGEEIWSDGFPAAATPVVIGVAGYGLVSSGAQEILDLLPVTETTAEELPDAVKDTNPNSLVKVVFREEDLVVRRTGGEPFDLQEYYRHPDRYRSRFEDHAVHLTALINCIYWDARYPRLVTLDFLRRAWADGARPNLRVMGDISCDIDGSVECTVRATDPANPVYVYDPATHTTTDGLEGNGPVVLAVDILPAEIPADSSRHFSSLLAPLIPGLAGADAEQGPDAPGLPGELRRAFIASRGRLVPPWDERLREALELHGSGAAGATEES is encoded by the coding sequence ATGACCGTCATCGGCATCCGAAGCGAGAAGGGCAAGGCGGGAGAGCGCCGCGTCCCCCTCATTCCACAGGATGTGGCCGCTCTCATTCGCGACCACAATCTGCGGTTTGTGGTGGAGAGTTCCGACACGCGAATCCACCCGGACGGGGAGTATGCCCACGCGGGCGCGGAGATCGCCGAAGATCTCTCCTCATGCGACATCATCGTGGGCGTCAAGGAAGTCCCGGCGGAACGGTTGCTCCCGAAGCGCACCTATGTCTTCTTCTCGCACACGATCAAGGGCCAGCCTTACAACATGCCGCTCCTGCGTCGAGTACTCGACACAGGCTGCAACCTTCTCGATTACGAACTGATGACCGACGAAGACGGGCGGCGCACGATCGCTTTCGGACGGCACGCGGGGCTGGCCGGAGCGGTGGAGACACTGTGGGCTCTCGGTCAGCGACTGGAGTGGGAGGGCATCAAGACCCCTTTGGCCAGAGTCCGTCGCCCCGCGGAGTACGGAGGGCTGGAGGCGGCGCGTGAGGCCATCGCTTTGGTCGGTGAGGAAATCTGGTCGGATGGGTTTCCCGCCGCCGCCACGCCTGTGGTGATCGGCGTCGCCGGGTACGGTCTGGTGTCGAGCGGCGCACAGGAGATCCTCGACCTGCTTCCCGTGACGGAGACCACGGCGGAAGAACTCCCGGACGCCGTGAAGGACACGAATCCGAACTCCCTCGTGAAGGTGGTCTTCCGGGAAGAGGATCTCGTGGTTCGAAGGACGGGCGGGGAACCCTTCGACCTTCAGGAATACTATCGTCACCCGGACCGCTACCGATCCCGATTCGAAGACCACGCCGTTCACCTGACGGCTCTCATCAACTGCATCTACTGGGATGCCCGTTACCCGCGGCTGGTAACGCTCGACTTCCTGCGTCGCGCCTGGGCAGACGGAGCGCGACCGAATCTCCGTGTGATGGGAGACATCAGCTGCGACATCGACGGCTCCGTCGAGTGCACGGTCCGCGCGACGGACCCCGCGAATCCCGTGTATGTATACGATCCCGCCACCCACACCACCACAGACGGCCTGGAAGGGAACGGACCCGTGGTTCTGGCGGTGGACATTCTCCCTGCCGAGATCCCCGCGGATTCGTCGCGACACTTCAGTTCGCTGCTCGCACCACTCATTCCGGGACTGGCGGGCGCCGACGCAGAGCAGGGGCCGGATGCTCCCGGTCTCCCCGGAGAACTGCGAAGAGCTTTCATCGCCTCCCGGGGGAGGCTCGTTCCACCATGGGACGAGCGCCTTCGAGAGGCTCTCGAACTCCACGGATCAGGCGCCGCGGGCGCGACGGAGGAATCGTGA
- a CDS encoding saccharopine dehydrogenase C-terminal domain-containing protein, which translates to MSRVVIFGSGRVARPAVRLLLERGQDVTIATDQPEAGALLVGGHPNGRVLAIDARQEDEVLPAVRDSDIAVSLLPVSLHERIAEACVSERRPFVTTSYVSPQMGGLDDAARQHGVLLLNECGADPGIDHMVAMEMIDRIHEAGGRVTGFWSVCGGIPSPESNTNPMGYKLSWSPRGVVMAGMRRARYMEDGHMIHVEPYHAYDVPRTIAVGDVGVLEHYPNGDSMKYLGTYGLSDLNNMYRGSFRWPGWCETWRAMSRIGLLDNAPDTALAKLSFAEALRRATGARDGVGPGQAAAEALSLPPDHEILQRFEWLGLFSEDRIPEWVESGVDLLTVRMEKTMHYAEDETDMLVLHHAIDFVDADGREGRGTATLHETGIPGGDSAMARTVALPAGFAVLRILDGTIHATGVRVPVEKSIYAPLLEDLTTSGIVAKQEWTGDAS; encoded by the coding sequence GTGAGTCGGGTCGTTATCTTCGGGTCGGGACGGGTCGCCCGACCGGCTGTTCGCCTCCTTCTGGAAAGAGGGCAGGATGTCACCATCGCCACTGACCAGCCCGAAGCCGGCGCGCTCCTTGTGGGCGGGCACCCGAACGGGCGCGTGCTAGCGATCGATGCGCGGCAGGAGGATGAGGTCCTCCCCGCCGTCCGGGACTCCGACATCGCCGTGAGCCTTCTGCCCGTGTCGCTGCACGAACGCATCGCGGAGGCATGCGTCTCCGAGAGGCGGCCGTTTGTGACCACCTCCTATGTCAGCCCGCAGATGGGCGGCCTCGACGACGCCGCCCGCCAGCACGGCGTTCTTCTGCTCAACGAATGCGGAGCGGACCCGGGAATCGATCACATGGTCGCCATGGAGATGATCGACCGGATTCATGAAGCCGGAGGGCGCGTCACCGGATTCTGGTCCGTATGCGGGGGGATTCCCTCGCCGGAGTCCAACACCAACCCCATGGGCTACAAACTCTCGTGGAGTCCACGGGGGGTGGTGATGGCGGGGATGCGTCGCGCCCGCTACATGGAAGACGGCCACATGATCCATGTGGAGCCGTACCACGCCTACGATGTCCCCCGTACCATCGCCGTCGGGGATGTGGGCGTTCTGGAGCACTATCCCAACGGCGACTCCATGAAGTACCTGGGCACTTACGGGCTGTCCGATCTCAACAACATGTACCGCGGGTCATTCCGGTGGCCCGGCTGGTGCGAAACCTGGCGGGCGATGTCACGAATCGGCCTCCTGGACAACGCGCCCGACACGGCGCTGGCGAAGCTCTCCTTTGCGGAAGCTCTCCGGCGCGCGACCGGAGCCCGTGACGGAGTCGGCCCCGGACAGGCCGCTGCCGAAGCCCTGTCGCTCCCGCCGGATCACGAGATCCTCCAGCGCTTCGAGTGGCTGGGGCTGTTCTCCGAAGACCGCATTCCCGAATGGGTCGAGTCCGGCGTGGACCTCCTGACCGTCCGCATGGAGAAGACCATGCACTACGCCGAAGACGAAACGGACATGCTCGTGCTGCACCACGCCATTGACTTCGTCGATGCGGACGGGCGGGAAGGGCGCGGCACCGCCACCCTCCACGAGACGGGAATCCCCGGAGGAGACTCGGCCATGGCCCGAACCGTCGCACTGCCCGCGGGCTTCGCGGTGCTTCGCATTCTGGACGGGACGATCCACGCCACGGGCGTGCGCGTGCCGGTGGAGAAGTCCATCTACGCCCCGCTCCTCGAGGACCTCACCACTTCGGGGATTGTCGCGAAGCAGGAGTGGACGGGAGACGCCTCATGA
- a CDS encoding ZIP family metal transporter, whose amino-acid sequence MDDLTRLGGLLAITVLFTLAGGLAPLAREWPRATLRLLLAFGTGVLLGAAFTHMIPEAVGLLGPDVGPPVLAGFLLIYVLERFVMVHPCEEEGCAFHRMGVAAFIGITVHSLIDGLALGAAVAIPELSWAVAAAIILHKFPASLSLSGILLHCGYSRTRIALLIVGFSLATPVGAVLAFSVLEGLSPLLVHTAVAVSAGTFLAIATAHLLPQVHSGEGGRAAGLAALFAGILVMTLV is encoded by the coding sequence ATGGACGACCTGACTCGTCTCGGCGGGCTTCTGGCGATCACGGTGTTGTTCACACTGGCGGGCGGGCTGGCCCCGCTTGCGAGGGAATGGCCCCGCGCGACCCTCCGTCTCCTTCTGGCATTCGGGACGGGGGTCCTTCTGGGTGCCGCATTCACGCATATGATTCCGGAAGCCGTGGGACTTCTCGGGCCGGATGTGGGGCCGCCGGTACTCGCTGGCTTTCTCCTGATCTATGTGCTCGAGCGGTTCGTTATGGTCCATCCCTGCGAAGAGGAGGGGTGCGCGTTTCACCGGATGGGAGTGGCGGCGTTCATCGGCATCACGGTTCATTCGTTGATCGACGGCTTGGCGTTGGGAGCGGCCGTTGCCATCCCGGAGCTGTCCTGGGCGGTGGCGGCCGCGATCATTCTGCACAAGTTCCCGGCATCGCTGTCGCTGAGCGGAATCCTGCTTCACTGCGGGTACTCCCGGACGCGAATTGCGCTTCTGATTGTCGGGTTCTCGCTGGCGACACCGGTGGGCGCAGTCCTGGCGTTCTCAGTCCTGGAGGGACTTTCGCCGCTGCTCGTCCACACAGCGGTGGCGGTCTCCGCCGGAACCTTCCTGGCCATCGCGACGGCGCATCTTCTCCCGCAGGTTCATTCGGGAGAAGGGGGGCGTGCGGCGGGCCTCGCGGCGCTCTTCGCCGGGATCCTGGTGATGACGCTGGTGTAG
- the hflK gene encoding FtsH protease activity modulator HflK, with protein MTRVKLARGVGALLVLVWLGSGIYTVAPEEQAVVKRFGRVVARAVPSGVHYRVPWPVESHEKFRTTTAYKMGVGMITRDFLRGIPSPEELSLWLTGDTNILSMKMMIQYTVVDLPGYLYRSEEAQFLMARIVEAELTALLGGMGVDDALTVSRPEITRVAREKTQARLDDLGVGISIGSMNLLSVDPPSQVLDVFRDVSNASADRERIINEATGYANSVLPRARGEATWTLERAHGVADARVAQAEGEMGRLDAVREEYRHNPDATRRRLYLETLEVVLPRVKRYVLDRGAEGPNFGLRIIDLPQER; from the coding sequence ATGACGCGCGTCAAGTTGGCCCGGGGGGTGGGGGCGCTTCTCGTGCTGGTCTGGCTGGGGAGCGGTATCTATACCGTGGCTCCCGAGGAGCAGGCCGTCGTCAAACGGTTTGGACGGGTCGTCGCACGGGCGGTGCCTTCCGGCGTTCACTATCGGGTGCCGTGGCCGGTGGAGTCGCACGAGAAGTTCCGCACGACGACGGCCTACAAGATGGGTGTCGGGATGATCACGCGCGACTTCCTTCGCGGGATCCCGTCGCCGGAGGAGCTTTCGCTCTGGTTGACGGGCGACACGAATATCCTCTCGATGAAGATGATGATCCAGTACACGGTGGTGGACCTTCCGGGATACCTCTACCGTTCGGAAGAGGCGCAGTTCCTGATGGCGAGGATCGTGGAGGCGGAACTCACCGCTCTCCTCGGCGGGATGGGCGTGGACGATGCCCTGACCGTGAGTCGCCCGGAGATCACGCGGGTCGCTCGCGAAAAGACGCAGGCACGGCTCGATGACCTGGGGGTCGGGATCTCCATCGGCTCGATGAACCTGCTCTCCGTAGACCCGCCAAGTCAGGTGCTCGATGTCTTCCGCGATGTCTCCAACGCATCGGCGGACAGGGAGCGCATCATCAACGAGGCGACCGGCTATGCAAACTCCGTGTTGCCTCGTGCACGGGGCGAAGCCACCTGGACGCTGGAGAGAGCGCACGGGGTCGCGGACGCCCGGGTCGCGCAGGCGGAGGGGGAGATGGGTCGGCTGGACGCAGTGCGCGAAGAGTACCGCCACAACCCGGATGCCACGCGTCGACGCCTGTACCTGGAGACGCTGGAGGTGGTGCTGCCGCGCGTGAAGCGATATGTGCTGGACCGCGGCGCGGAGGGCCCGAACTTCGGCCTGCGTATCATCGACCTTCCGCAGGAAAGGTAG
- a CDS encoding YqgE/AlgH family protein — protein sequence MKPVEKPGRGVLLLASPRLQDPNFSRTVVLICDHGASGTWGLVLNRRTRLTYGELIDDIPFPGASAGPVHWGGPCSVGSFQLLHRLRRPMEPDLTIGRNIRLGVDPEALRELLGESLLPGEALRAFVGHAGWGEGQLDAEMKTGSWILARASSSLVFDTEPAAMWAEALRSLGNQYAGLADFPADVRYN from the coding sequence GTGAAGCCTGTCGAAAAGCCCGGACGCGGAGTTCTGCTGCTGGCAAGCCCCCGCCTTCAGGATCCGAACTTCTCGCGCACGGTGGTTCTCATCTGCGACCACGGTGCCTCCGGAACCTGGGGGCTGGTCTTGAATCGACGAACTCGCTTGACCTACGGCGAACTCATCGACGACATCCCCTTCCCCGGCGCCTCCGCCGGACCCGTTCACTGGGGTGGCCCGTGCAGCGTGGGGAGCTTCCAACTGCTGCACCGCCTCCGTCGTCCCATGGAGCCGGACCTCACCATCGGCCGGAACATCCGCCTCGGTGTGGATCCGGAAGCGCTGCGGGAACTCCTGGGCGAAAGCCTGCTGCCGGGCGAAGCGCTCCGCGCGTTCGTCGGACACGCGGGCTGGGGCGAGGGCCAGTTGGATGCGGAAATGAAGACGGGCTCCTGGATACTGGCCCGGGCGTCGTCGTCGCTGGTGTTCGACACGGAACCCGCCGCGATGTGGGCCGAGGCGCTCCGGTCTCTCGGGAACCAGTACGCCGGTCTCGCTGATTTTCCCGCCGATGTCCGCTACAACTAG
- a CDS encoding SO_0444 family Cu/Zn efflux transporter, translated as MTLTWSVDVVRTASLPLPGSGTTVTGGRGSVHFPIFGGKATVPEVLTAFPRELLAVFREASPFILLGFAVAGCIQVLMPVGAVQRLLGGGRVRSIFLASLLGIPLPLCSCSVLPTALALRKRGAGRGATISFLISTPETGIDSIALTYGLMDPVMTLFRPFSALVTALSAGFAVEAFGGRSEREPEPESKDEAPPEEISCADCVAEEPEADAPPAGSIGVRLRRGFPGAFRELFDETSHWMLGGLVISALISVFLPAEIVTRYLSEGAAPMVIMLLIGIPMYICASASTPIAAALVLKGLSPGAALVFLLAGPATNIGSLAILARSFGRRVMVIYISMIAGMSLLLGTLLDGVYGASGMDLAEVSAAARGLPGWIVWPAVVVFTGLLVRSFRRASAPAEFRAVGNGIARVTGLRPSGRAFLILVLVALLLFVASTCVLVVPPGYQGLVQRFGAPRGGPLAEGIHAKLPIPLETARLVSTGSVRRVEIGFRSRTPGGAESLYPGAVGNRRLEEESLHLTGDGNILDAKAVLRYRVSDAGAFVWGFADPEEVLRQETMGELLDELAARPIDGVYTEERRSLEESVREGVRRRVQEIGLGVDVLAFGVRSVHAPPEVHAAFRDVASAQEDKQTAVNIAWRYQAETVILARGEAAGDRAAAEGQADRTIRMAEGESRSLFQRAEAFRAHEEASRLRMYLEAIEDVLSGSRKVIRPGGVQAGALDLWIPGSPGVESGGGTRVFEGASPPSAGGAEN; from the coding sequence ATGACGCTGACATGGTCCGTGGATGTCGTTCGGACGGCGTCCTTGCCTCTTCCGGGTTCAGGCACTACCGTGACCGGGGGTCGGGGGAGCGTTCATTTCCCCATTTTCGGAGGCAAGGCGACCGTGCCCGAGGTTCTTACCGCATTCCCGCGCGAACTGCTCGCCGTCTTCCGCGAGGCATCGCCCTTCATCCTTCTGGGATTCGCAGTCGCCGGGTGCATCCAGGTGCTCATGCCGGTGGGCGCGGTCCAGAGGCTTCTGGGTGGTGGCCGAGTGCGGTCCATCTTCCTGGCGTCGCTCCTGGGGATTCCGCTCCCGCTCTGCTCCTGCTCCGTCCTGCCCACGGCGCTGGCTCTCCGCAAGCGGGGCGCGGGGCGCGGCGCGACCATCTCCTTTCTGATTTCCACCCCGGAGACCGGTATCGACTCGATCGCGCTCACCTACGGCCTCATGGATCCGGTGATGACGCTGTTCCGGCCATTCTCGGCGCTGGTGACCGCGCTCAGCGCGGGGTTTGCGGTCGAAGCGTTCGGGGGGCGTTCGGAGCGCGAACCCGAGCCCGAATCGAAAGACGAAGCGCCCCCGGAGGAGATTTCCTGCGCGGACTGCGTGGCGGAGGAGCCCGAGGCGGATGCGCCGCCCGCCGGGAGCATCGGCGTCCGGCTTCGCCGGGGCTTCCCCGGGGCCTTCCGGGAACTGTTCGACGAGACCTCGCACTGGATGCTGGGCGGACTGGTGATCTCCGCGTTGATTTCCGTCTTTCTGCCCGCGGAGATCGTGACGCGGTATTTGTCGGAAGGGGCGGCGCCGATGGTCATCATGCTGCTCATCGGGATCCCCATGTACATCTGCGCTTCCGCTTCCACGCCGATCGCCGCGGCTCTCGTGCTGAAAGGACTCTCACCGGGCGCGGCGCTGGTGTTTCTGCTGGCGGGACCGGCCACGAACATTGGGTCACTGGCCATCCTTGCCCGGAGCTTCGGGCGTCGGGTCATGGTGATCTACATCTCGATGATCGCCGGGATGAGTCTTCTGCTCGGGACACTCCTGGATGGGGTCTATGGTGCGTCGGGCATGGATCTGGCCGAAGTGTCCGCCGCCGCCCGGGGTCTTCCGGGGTGGATCGTCTGGCCTGCGGTCGTGGTGTTCACGGGGCTTTTGGTGCGGTCGTTCCGTCGAGCGTCCGCCCCTGCGGAGTTTCGTGCCGTCGGGAACGGGATCGCGCGGGTGACCGGTCTTCGTCCGTCGGGTCGCGCCTTTCTCATTCTGGTGCTGGTCGCGCTTCTCCTCTTCGTCGCGTCCACCTGCGTGCTCGTGGTGCCGCCGGGGTATCAGGGGCTGGTGCAGCGTTTCGGGGCGCCGCGCGGCGGGCCGCTGGCCGAAGGGATCCACGCGAAGCTTCCCATCCCGCTGGAGACGGCGCGGCTCGTGTCCACGGGAAGCGTGCGGCGTGTGGAGATTGGCTTTCGCTCCCGGACTCCGGGTGGCGCCGAGTCGCTGTATCCGGGTGCCGTGGGCAATCGCCGCCTGGAGGAGGAGTCTCTCCACCTGACGGGCGACGGCAACATTCTCGACGCCAAGGCGGTCCTTCGGTATCGGGTGTCGGACGCGGGCGCGTTCGTCTGGGGCTTCGCTGATCCAGAGGAGGTGCTTCGGCAAGAGACGATGGGGGAGCTTCTCGACGAACTGGCGGCGCGGCCCATCGACGGAGTCTACACCGAAGAGCGGAGGAGCCTGGAGGAGAGCGTTCGAGAAGGCGTGCGGCGGCGCGTGCAGGAGATCGGGTTGGGAGTGGATGTGCTGGCGTTCGGCGTGCGGTCCGTCCACGCGCCGCCGGAGGTTCACGCGGCGTTCCGGGATGTCGCGAGCGCGCAGGAGGACAAGCAGACGGCTGTGAACATCGCCTGGCGGTACCAGGCGGAGACGGTGATTCTCGCGCGCGGCGAGGCTGCGGGGGATCGGGCCGCGGCCGAGGGCCAGGCGGACCGCACCATTCGGATGGCCGAAGGGGAGTCCAGGAGCCTCTTCCAGAGAGCGGAGGCCTTTCGCGCCCACGAGGAGGCATCGCGCCTCAGGATGTATCTGGAAGCCATCGAGGATGTGTTGAGCGGCAGCCGGAAGGTCATTCGTCCCGGAGGAGTTCAGGCAGGAGCGCTGGATCTGTGGATCCCGGGTTCGCCCGGGGTTGAGAGTGGCGGCGGCACGCGGGTTTTCGAGGGAGCGTCGCCTCCGTCCGCGGGAGGCGCGGAAAACTGA
- a CDS encoding M1 family metallopeptidase produces MNARIAPSVVLVASLLLSLSSGALAAPRPAWSGDHPRDRLLAGLRVPDARDPWSALRTGTEGARAHRGVLEGCPHDYDVLHYELNFSQVDISGTNLEGNTVVRFVSMASGLASVVLDLTSELTVYSVTEVGGSALAFTHASDALDITLAAAAGMGDTVSVDISYGGTPENEGGGGFGGFWFTPYPANAYSMGVGLYSDPPSMGKTWFPCYDWPCDKATVDIHVTVPLDLVAVANGLNTSVDSTATDHTWRWSHDFPTSTYLMAMSVAPYKALPDSDDARITYYHHPGYKKKSLVSFRFCDQMMAAFEARYGPYPFDKFAYMTTAKGDMEHQTCVSHKLALVDSTNNYDDILSHEMAHQWYGDCATYGDWRDIWLSEGFATYSEAVFREYRDGLAAYHSYVTSFLLNRVINSGVPDGVYDPTDKWGVTNYEKGACVLHMLRGVLDNDTLFWQVMTDYLAAHAYGNAVTADFIADASATVGQDMSWFFDPWCYGSGHPVYEYGWSSEAVGGGQHRVDAVIRQVQ; encoded by the coding sequence ATGAACGCCCGCATCGCCCCGTCCGTTGTGCTCGTCGCCTCGTTACTTCTCTCGCTGTCCTCAGGCGCTCTCGCAGCGCCGCGTCCGGCATGGTCCGGCGATCATCCGCGTGACCGCCTGCTGGCAGGCCTGCGCGTTCCCGACGCGCGGGACCCGTGGTCCGCCCTTCGAACGGGCACGGAGGGCGCGCGTGCGCATCGCGGCGTGCTGGAGGGCTGTCCTCACGACTACGATGTGCTGCACTACGAACTGAACTTCTCGCAGGTGGACATTTCGGGAACGAACCTGGAGGGGAACACGGTGGTTCGCTTTGTCTCGATGGCGAGCGGCCTTGCGAGCGTGGTGCTGGACCTGACCTCGGAACTGACCGTGTACTCCGTCACGGAAGTGGGCGGCAGCGCCCTGGCCTTCACGCATGCGTCGGACGCGCTGGACATCACGCTGGCCGCAGCGGCCGGAATGGGCGACACGGTTTCCGTCGACATTTCGTACGGCGGTACTCCGGAGAATGAAGGCGGTGGCGGGTTCGGCGGATTCTGGTTTACGCCCTATCCGGCAAACGCTTATTCGATGGGCGTGGGGCTTTACAGTGACCCGCCGTCCATGGGGAAGACCTGGTTCCCCTGCTACGACTGGCCGTGCGACAAGGCCACCGTGGACATCCATGTGACGGTCCCGCTGGATCTTGTCGCGGTGGCGAACGGTCTGAACACTTCGGTGGATTCCACAGCGACCGATCACACCTGGCGATGGTCACACGACTTCCCGACCTCCACCTATCTGATGGCAATGTCGGTGGCGCCGTACAAGGCGCTGCCGGATTCGGACGATGCACGGATCACCTACTACCATCACCCGGGGTACAAGAAGAAGTCGCTGGTCAGCTTCCGGTTCTGCGACCAGATGATGGCCGCCTTCGAAGCGCGCTACGGGCCCTATCCCTTCGACAAGTTCGCGTACATGACGACGGCCAAGGGCGACATGGAACACCAGACCTGCGTGAGCCACAAGCTGGCCCTCGTGGACAGCACGAACAACTACGACGACATTCTCTCGCACGAGATGGCCCATCAATGGTACGGCGACTGCGCGACCTACGGAGACTGGCGGGATATCTGGCTCTCAGAAGGGTTCGCGACCTACAGCGAGGCGGTCTTTCGCGAATACCGGGACGGTCTGGCAGCTTATCATTCGTATGTGACGAGCTTCCTCCTGAATCGCGTGATCAATTCGGGGGTTCCGGACGGCGTGTACGACCCGACGGACAAGTGGGGCGTGACGAACTACGAGAAGGGTGCGTGCGTGCTGCATATGCTGCGCGGAGTGCTGGACAATGACACGCTCTTCTGGCAGGTCATGACCGACTACCTGGCCGCGCACGCGTACGGGAACGCGGTGACGGCGGATTTCATCGCGGACGCCTCCGCGACGGTCGGTCAGGACATGAGCTGGTTCTTCGACCCGTGGTGCTACGGGTCCGGGCATCCGGTGTACGAGTACGGCTGGTCGTCGGAAGCGGTGGGCGGCGGACAGCACCGGGTGGATGCGGTCATCCGGCAGGTGCAGA
- a CDS encoding superoxide dismutase: MAHTLPPLPYDYDALEPHIDAETMRLHHDIHHQGYVNGLNAAEEKLAAMRDGGDFAAIQAVERALAFHGSGHFNHCIFWENMSPDGGGEPTGDLAAKIGADFGSHDAFRAHFSQAAATVEGNGWGILAWNPATERLQVLAAMNHQNQGIHGSIPLLVLDVWEHAYYLKYQNKRPAYIEAWWNVVNWKNVADRFDRATCLAGQSA, encoded by the coding sequence ATGGCCCACACTCTTCCGCCGCTTCCCTACGACTACGACGCACTCGAACCCCACATCGACGCAGAGACCATGCGCCTCCATCACGACATCCACCATCAGGGATATGTGAATGGACTGAACGCAGCCGAAGAGAAGCTGGCCGCGATGCGAGACGGCGGAGACTTCGCCGCCATCCAGGCCGTGGAGCGGGCGCTGGCCTTCCACGGATCCGGCCACTTCAATCACTGCATCTTCTGGGAGAACATGAGCCCGGACGGTGGAGGGGAACCCACCGGGGACCTCGCGGCGAAGATCGGCGCGGACTTCGGAAGCCACGACGCCTTCCGCGCACACTTCAGTCAGGCCGCGGCCACTGTGGAGGGGAACGGCTGGGGCATCCTCGCATGGAATCCCGCGACGGAGCGTCTGCAGGTGCTCGCCGCCATGAACCACCAGAACCAGGGTATTCACGGAAGCATCCCGTTGCTTGTGCTGGATGTCTGGGAGCACGCGTACTACCTCAAGTACCAGAACAAGCGCCCGGCCTATATCGAGGCCTGGTGGAATGTCGTGAACTGGAAGAATGTCGCGGACCGGTTCGACCGGGCCACTTGCCTCGCCGGGCAGTCCGCCTGA